A section of the Oncorhynchus tshawytscha isolate Ot180627B linkage group LG09, Otsh_v2.0, whole genome shotgun sequence genome encodes:
- the LOC121847293 gene encoding proline-rich protein 2-like: protein MEHMKENHLWPPVPTRRSLPGVPYPAVPTRRSLPAVPTRRSLPGVPLPRRPLPGGPYPVPTQRALPSGPYPGPYPVPTRRALPSVPYPAFPTQCSLPSGPYPAVPTQRSLPSGRYPAVPTQRSLPSGRYPAGPTQQAIPSGLYPAVPTQQALPSGRYPAGPTQRSLPSRPYPAVPTQQALPSRPYPAGPTQRSLPSGRYPAGPTQRSLPSRPYPAVSTQRSLPSGPYPAGLTQQALPSGPYPAGPTQRALPSRPYPAVPTQQALPSGPYPAVPTQWSLPSRPYPAVATQRALPSGPYPAGPTQRSLPSGPYPAVPTQQALPSRPYPAVSTQRSLPSGPYPAGPTQQALPSSLYPAV from the coding sequence ATGGAACACATGAAGGAAAACCATCTATGGCCCCCGGTCCCTACCCGGCGGTCCCTACCCGGCGTTCCCTACCCGGCGGTCCCTACCCGGCGGTCCCTACCCGCGGTCCCTACCCGGCGTTCCCTACCCGGCGTTCCCCTACCCAGGCGGCCCCTACCCGGCGGTCCCTACCCGGTCCCTACCCAGCGGGCCCTACCCAGCGGTCCCTACCCGGGTCCCTACCCGGTCCCTACCCGGCGGGCCCTACCCAGCGTTCCCTACCCAGCGTTCCCTACCCAGTGTTCCTTACCCAGCGGTCCCTACCCAGCGGTCCCTACCCAGCGTTCCCTACCCAGCGGTCGCTACCCAGCGGTCCCTACCCAGCGTTCCCTACCCAGCGGTCGCTACCCAGCAGGCCCTACCCAGCAGGCCATACCCAGCGGTCTCTACCCAGCGGTCCCTACCCAGCAGGCCCTACCCAGCGGTCGCTACCCAGCAGGCCCTACCCAGCGGTCCCTACCCAGCAGGCCCTACCCAGCGGTCCCTACCCAGCAGGCCCTACCCAGCAGGCCCTACCCAGCAGGCCCTACCCAGCGGTCGCTACCCAGCGGTCGCTACCCAGCGGGCCCTACCCAGCGGTCCCTACCCAGCAGGCCCTACCCAGCAGTCTCTACCCAGCGGTCCCTACCCAGCGGGCCCTACCCAGCGGGCCTTACCCAGCAGGCCCTACCCAGCGGTCCCTACCCAGCGGGCCCTACCCAGCGGGCCTTACCCAGCAGGCCCTACCCAGCGGTCCCTACCCAGCAGGCCCTACCCAGCGGTCCCTACCCAGCGGTCCCTACCCAGTGGTCCCTACCCAGCAGGCCCTACCCAGCGGTCGCTACCCAGCGGGCCCTACCCAGCGGTCCCTACCCAGCAGGCCCTACCCAGCGGTCGCTACCCAGCGGGCCCTACCCAGCGGTCCCTACCCAGCAGGCCCTACCCAGCAGGCCCTACCCAGCAGTCTCTACCCAGCGGTCCCTACCCAGCGGTCCCTACCCAGCAGGCCCTACCCAGCAGGCCCTACCCAGCAGTCTCTACCCAGCGGTCTAG